A region from the Candidatus Binatia bacterium genome encodes:
- a CDS encoding sugar phosphate nucleotidyltransferase: MKALILTGGTGRNLVPFSSTRPKAMAVVGGGSLMRRTLAHLREVGVTDVTVVLGQTGDKVKAIFGDGEDVGVHITYVEQGAQGGIVGAILDARQRFIPGEYFILVYGDVVTSENPFHEALRSFSSFKGPIACVCLPGPPTGRYGNVYLSGTRITRIVEKPTTVGLGNYVLAGVFVLPVEVFSLLEKSEGDMEKVFSELVRSPGLNASIWEQGWIDVEYPWDILAANQMVMDTWEEAIISRHALIEGNVTLTGPVRIERGSVVKAGAVLAGPCYIGRDCYVGHNVLVRSYSSLGPGSTIGYGVELKNCVLFGSSQIGRLSFVGDSVIGENVDIGSGTMTINGNLDGTAVAVGIRGESVDSGLSKLGAFVGDDVKVGAGNTLAAGTVLMPGATVPHHATVSAR, translated from the coding sequence ATGAAGGCCTTGATCCTGACCGGGGGGACGGGGCGCAATCTCGTTCCGTTCTCCTCCACGCGCCCGAAGGCGATGGCGGTCGTCGGCGGCGGATCGTTGATGCGCAGAACCTTGGCGCATTTGCGCGAGGTGGGGGTTACCGACGTCACGGTGGTGCTCGGGCAAACAGGCGACAAGGTCAAGGCCATTTTCGGGGATGGTGAGGACGTTGGGGTCCACATCACCTATGTCGAGCAGGGAGCGCAGGGCGGCATCGTGGGTGCCATCCTCGACGCACGCCAGCGCTTCATCCCGGGCGAATACTTCATCCTCGTCTATGGCGACGTGGTGACCTCGGAAAACCCTTTTCACGAAGCCTTGCGGTCCTTCAGCTCCTTCAAGGGACCGATTGCTTGCGTTTGCTTGCCTGGTCCGCCAACGGGCCGGTACGGGAATGTCTATCTCAGTGGCACACGCATTACCCGGATCGTGGAAAAACCGACGACCGTGGGCCTGGGGAATTATGTGCTGGCCGGTGTCTTCGTGCTACCGGTGGAAGTGTTTTCGCTCTTGGAGAAGAGCGAAGGCGATATGGAAAAAGTCTTCAGCGAGCTGGTGCGCAGCCCGGGTCTGAACGCGTCGATTTGGGAGCAAGGGTGGATCGATGTCGAGTACCCCTGGGACATTCTGGCGGCCAACCAGATGGTGATGGATACCTGGGAGGAAGCGATCATCTCGCGGCATGCCTTGATCGAGGGCAACGTCACCTTGACCGGGCCGGTGCGCATCGAGCGCGGTTCGGTCGTCAAGGCCGGCGCGGTGCTCGCCGGTCCTTGTTACATCGGCCGCGACTGTTACGTCGGCCACAACGTGTTGGTGCGTTCGTACTCCTCGTTGGGTCCCGGTTCAACGATCGGCTACGGTGTGGAGCTCAAGAATTGCGTGCTCTTCGGTAGCTCGCAAATCGGACGGTTGTCGTTCGTCGGGGACAGCGTCATCGGCGAGAATGTCGATATCGGCTCGGGAACGATGACGATCAATGGGAACTTGGATGGCACGGCGGTCGCGGTCGGCATCCGTGGCGAGTCGGTCGACTCGGGTCTCAGCAAACTCGGTGCGTTCGTCGGCGACGACGTCAAGGTTGGTGCCGGCAACACGCTGGCGGCCGGAACGGTGCTGATGCCAGGGGCGACGGTACCGCACCACGCCACCGTCAGCGCGAGGTAG
- the pdxA gene encoding 4-hydroxythreonine-4-phosphate dehydrogenase PdxA, with protein sequence MSARTGSRTRLAISMGDPGGIGPEVVLKALATRAVGAAIDPILVGDRAVWGETARRLGLPAAFSDTPRPRHLTVAATSELAARHRTPGRPSHSSSAAARGEAAYSAILEAVRLVQTGQAAGVVTAPINKAHLAAAGHDFPGHTELLAKLCGDVPVRMMMVGTRLRVVLVTTHIALAEVPARLSRENVYQTIAMTARALRRQFGIPAPRVVVAGLNPHAGEGGLFGDEEARLIAPAVRAARRHRLNVVGPLAADSLFAQAADGNYDAIVCMYHDQGLAPFKLLHFADGVNFTVGLPFVRTSPDHGTAFDIAGSGRADARSMVAALQLAAQLAGTSANESLPRSH encoded by the coding sequence GTGAGCGCCCGCACCGGCTCACGGACGCGCCTCGCCATCAGCATGGGCGACCCGGGCGGCATCGGTCCGGAGGTCGTGCTGAAAGCATTGGCGACGCGGGCTGTCGGCGCGGCCATCGATCCGATCCTCGTCGGCGATCGGGCGGTATGGGGGGAAACGGCGCGGCGTCTGGGCCTGCCCGCGGCGTTCAGCGACACACCGCGGCCGCGTCACCTGACGGTCGCTGCCACTTCCGAACTGGCGGCGCGTCACCGTACGCCGGGGCGGCCATCTCATTCGAGCAGCGCGGCGGCGCGAGGCGAGGCCGCGTATAGTGCCATATTGGAAGCCGTCCGTTTGGTGCAGACGGGACAGGCCGCCGGCGTGGTGACGGCACCGATCAATAAGGCGCATCTGGCCGCGGCAGGTCATGATTTTCCCGGCCACACGGAGCTGCTTGCCAAGTTGTGCGGCGACGTCCCGGTGCGCATGATGATGGTGGGCACACGACTGCGTGTCGTGCTGGTCACGACGCATATCGCGCTGGCCGAGGTGCCGGCCCGACTGAGCCGCGAGAACGTTTACCAGACCATCGCCATGACCGCGCGGGCGCTGCGCCGGCAGTTCGGCATCCCCGCGCCGCGGGTTGTCGTGGCCGGTCTGAACCCGCATGCGGGCGAGGGCGGCCTTTTCGGTGACGAAGAGGCCCGTCTGATCGCACCAGCCGTGCGGGCGGCGCGCCGGCACCGGCTCAATGTGGTCGGGCCGCTGGCGGCCGACAGTCTCTTCGCCCAGGCCGCGGACGGCAACTACGATGCCATCGTGTGTATGTACCACGACCAGGGTTTGGCCCCGTTCAAGCTCCTGCACTTTGCCGATGGTGTGAACTTCACCGTGGGGCTGCCGTTCGTCCGCACGTCGCCGGATCACGGAACGGCTTTCGACATCGCCGGTAGCGGGCGGGCGGACGCTCGCAGCATGGTGGCGGCTTTGCAGCTGGCGGCCCAGTTGGCCGGGACGAGCGCCAATGAGTCACTGCCCCGAAGTCACTGA